In a genomic window of Melitaea cinxia chromosome 2, ilMelCinx1.1, whole genome shotgun sequence:
- the LOC123661476 gene encoding anoctamin-5-like, with the protein MDARKCNRFKTFREELMSKKFQFINEDDSLHKMKVVNEDSSNQNKASEVGVKIMKEGLENQEEEQAIEPQPTANTGMFRDNLRRIDIILVVEDNPSSIISNIAKHNYLTNIIKTGLEVEVESGLMPAHKKLTFIKIHASNKVLTEYGETFGVKRYFVDNRLNSISPKVTKFTKIFNFFKNDNEREWIKIIRKNYVTANYSYFVFRLIIYKILLHLPFGDRANYYGINRLLKRQIIVDAYALHDGPYFLLPNQTARGSNARQILYYSWTRVENIFKSQPLHLIHEYFGPTAANL; encoded by the exons atgGATGCAAGAAAGTGCAATAGATTTAAAACTTTCCGAGAAGAATTGATGAGTAAGAAATTCCAg tttataaatgaAGACGATAGTTTACATAAAATGAAAGTGGTCAATGAAGATTCTAGCAATCAAAACAAAGCAAGCGAAGTTGGagttaaaataatgaaagaGGGACTTGAAAACCAAGAAGAAGAACAAGCG ATTGAACCACAGCCGACAGCAAATACAGGAATGTTCAGAGACAATTTGAGACGCATTGATATTATCCTCGTTGTAGAAGATAACCCCTCTTCAA ttatatctaatattgc caaacacaattatttaacaaacattattaaaacGGGTCTAGAAGTTGAAGTGGAATCCGGCTTG ATGCCAGCTCATAAAAAACTGACGTTTATAAAAATTCACGCTTCCAATAAAGTGCTAACCGAATACGGAGAAACATTTGGCGTTAAAAGATATTTTGTCGATAATCGTCTAAATTCTATAAGTCCGAAAGTAACAAAATTTACAAagatatttaacttttttaagaaTGATAATGAAAGAGAATGGATTAAAATAATACG aAAAAATTATGTAACAGCTAACTACTCGTATTTCGTATTTCGTcttataatttataagataCTTTTGCACCTCCCTTTTGGAGACCGCGCCAATTATTATGGCATAAATCG CCTGTTAAAAAGACAGATAATAGTGGATGCGTACGCGCTTCATGATGGGCCATATTTCCTACTACCAAATCAAACTGCTAGAGGATCAAATGCTCGACAG ATATTGTATTATAGTTGGACTCgagttgaaaatatatttaaaagtcaaCCATTACATTTAATTCACGAGTATTTTGGTCCTACG GCAGCTAATTTGTGA
- the LOC123661486 gene encoding mite allergen Der f 7-like: MRLKNIQFHLRNITNMKTASKAIILIFLVAAAEANTIKNVPAPKWNNGLSAKVNDYVDNTISMLVPFMQQNGLDPMELPAIEEGFEVRILLITYSAWLKLNEGQLTGLVNVVRSGDQNVNYFEKNLRVRVQLRFSDLEFAYSYLVQVMGLGPTGKIVASLNYFDVIADVLIDFNNDEIQLQQFSITQRGTLTVRLIGNVLYTWLLNPLINVVTRILNGLIISVVELTIRNVFRGALGVINNNVREIVDLLESYNYRQNVLM, encoded by the exons ATGCGTTTGAAAAACATACAGTTCCAtttaagaaacattacaaacatGAAGACTGCTTCGAAggctataattttaatatttttggtgGCGGCTGCGGAGGCAAATACAATTAAGAACGTCCCAGC tCCAAAGTGGAATAATGGCTTATCGGCGAAAGTAAATGACTATGTAGACAACACTATTTCTATGTTGGTCCCATTTATGCAACAAAATGGTCTTGATCCAATGGAATTGCCGGCTATCGAAGAAGGATTTGAAGTT AGAATTCTGCTCATCACGTACAGCGCGTGGTTGAAGCTCAATGAAGGACAGTTGACAGGACTCGTCAACGTTGTTCGTTCAGGAGATCAGAATGTCAACTACTTTGAAAAAAATCTACGCGTACGCGTTCAACTTCGTTTCTCCGACTTAGAA TTCGCCTACAGTTATCTGGTTCAAGTAATGGGACTTGGGCCTACTGGTAAAATTGTTGCATCACTTAACTACTTTGACGTCATAGCTGAtgttttaatcgattttaataacGATGAAATTCAGCTGCAACAGTTCTCTATCACCCAACGCGG GACTCTGACTGTACGACTGATCGGAAACGTTTTGTACACCTGGCTACTGAACCCGCTCATCAACGTCGTCACGAGAATCTTAAACGGCCTTATAATCAGCGTTGTAGAGTTGACAATTCGCAACGTATTCCGTGGCGCCCTCGGTGTAATCAATAATAATGTTCGAGAAATAGTAGATTTATTGGAATCGTATAATTATAggcaaaatgttttaatgtaa